One part of the Rhizophagus irregularis chromosome 25, complete sequence genome encodes these proteins:
- a CDS encoding uncharacterized protein (SECRETED:cutsite_TDF-SD; SECRETED:prob_0.3366); SECRETED:SignalP(1-21) has translation MLLVVLALSHVFLLLLQHTDFSDLDDITPKTKDFGTSFLSTYAWLRGSYPQQATWNFWAVEALTLIGSLFLITVVQNIFIAFIWNVYAEAFEKGRVALLRYRAELISDYEALDEIHFFTSPLEPKYIYYLGKSKSYDTWEGIVKKRKLKKFYEDLESKMIKTKLLFKGDGDENSLLNYKKPVNKRENINGEIIDDDNISRSDKSLDKDHYENDGDEDENNADDVIRSMNCKINEIYEILRQ, from the exons ATGTTATTGGTTGTTCTTGCGCTTTCTCACGTGTTTTTACTCTTATTACAACATACGGACTTTTCTGATCTTGATGATATTACTCCCAAGAC TAAAGATTTTGGTACATCATTTCTTTCAACATATGCTTGGTTACGTGGTTCTTATCCACAACAAGCTACCTGGAATTTTTGGGCAGTTGAAGCATTAACTTTGATTGGTAGTCTTTTCTTAATAACTGTcgtacaaaatatatttatcgcCTTTATATg GAATGTATATGCTGAAGCATTTGAAAAGGGACGTGTTGCATTATTAAGATATCGTGCCGAACTTATATCAGATTATGAAGCTTTAGAtgaaatacatttttttacttcaCCTTTAGaaccaaaatatatttattatttaggtaAATCAAAAAGTTATGATACATGGGAAGGAATAGTAAAAAAAcgtaaattaaagaaattttatgagGATTTAGAAAGTAAGATgattaaaactaaattattatttaaagggGATGGTGATGAGAATTCacttttgaattataaaaaacctGTTAACAAACgcgaaaatattaatggtgaaattattgatgatgataatatttcaAGAAGTGATAAAAGTTTGGATAAAGATCATTATGAAAATGATGGTGatgaagatgaaaataatgcggATGATGTTATTCGTTCAATGAATTgcaaaattaatgaaatttacgaaatattaagaCAATAA